AAGAGGTGGTTagttttcacctattgaaggaatacctttagtggacgccggtgatcttgtcggaggaggaatccgaaagtggatgtaggttacattgatcgaaccactctaaaacttggtttgcatttactttgagtaatttacttttatagcaaattgtctctcctccttactgtgcttttactataccTATGtctcacatatgctttcaagtaaacaccttccgatattgtttttaatcgtatgaagattttatgaAATCGATCCTTTTCATTTgtgctgcaaatctccttaatcttctcttatacttttacgaaaagcttttaagttcaaattctctccgaaacggattgaatcaaaaccattttcgtcaaAATCGGTTTTAATTGAAACAAAGTCATtcaaaatcgtgaaagtttttcgctgcactaattcacccccctcttagtgccgctcttgatcttaacaatattAAAGATAATGAAATTATTCCAAAGATCCTGATAAAATCTAACAGACACTTTTACGATGATATCAAGCTGAGACAGTAGAGCCATATgttcaatataaaaaaatttattcaaaagtcTACTAAGGGTAATGAGATTATGGTAGCACTTGGAATTATGATCACCGTTCTCAATCTACTTGGTTTTAGCTATAGCCCAACGGTTGAGCTGATAAAGGATAGCCTTAAACTTATTATAAAGACAAGGCAATAGATTTCTCATTAGAAAGGACCTTATAGAAATTTAAGTTGAGACATTTCAATTCGAAGAGTAGCAACAATGTCCTCCTTAAGCTTACCCAAATAGGACCAGTTCCATTTGGATAGGATATCTCTAAGATCGGATAAGTTAAAGAAAAGTTAGACCCAATTTGATTAGTATTATGAGAAACCCAATTAGACCAAACCATTTCATAGAACTTTTTATATTGTATCCAAAAGTTGAAAAATTGAAAGGGCCTCTTTTTGGAGGGCCTGAAATCAAGGACAGTAAAAAACAATGGGCAATGATTGAAACAAgccttcgataaattaaaaatcaatGAATTATCAAACCAATTAAGCTAACAATGATTAACAAAACCATGGTTCAGTCACACATTAAAATTGTTACGAAAAGGGCTCCAAATATTAGCATAAACAACTGATATAATCCAAAGATTTGAGTCACGAACTTGAACTATAGTACGAACACACTGAGCATGGAAAAAAATCACCTAGATAAAAACCATTGTAGTCTTCCATGCCATTCATTATAAAGCCCCTAGAAGCACCCTTCGCCATTTGTGTAACACAGCTTCATACTTTTCCTTAACGACAAAGTAAATCTCTTAGCCTACTTCATGTTCATATATGATATCTACAGTAGAATAACATTCGGATTACATTGCATAAATAGGTAGGTCAAATAGTCCCTCACAGGTCTACGTTTGGCCTTGCAATTTCAATTTATCACTTTCATTATGAGATTACGAATTTAGATGAAATCCCCTGGTTTAAGGTTATTTTGTTCATACGAGAGACCTCCAAAGATTAGGCAGACTTCATCTTTCGTTGTCAAAGCTTTTTGCTTTTGATTCATGCTTTCATTATTTTTAAGCTTGCCTCCAAACATGAATGGGTAGATGATCTTCTCTTAGAGGAGGAGCGGGGCCTCTACCAATTCCTCTTGCAAAGGCTCTACTAAAGACACCGTAGAACAATTCCTAATAGAGAGAAGGCCTTGTAGGATTTATGGAGTCTTCTTTGCCAACCGAGCAAAAGAGGAGGATAATGGCTCCCCATCTTCCCTCTCTATTGAAGTTGAGGTTGGCGGCAGTGAGAGGACTGTAACTATTGTGCATTCCTAAGGAGGTCTCGAGCCATGTGCACCTTCAATGAGGGTGTACTTTCCACAAGACATCAAGACCTGCCCCACATTAATGGCATAATCGACTTTTGTTAAAGGCTCATGTAGTCACCAATTGAAACACCCATCCACATCATCGTCCCTTGAAGGCTTTGTCACCTTATTATTGTGGCTCAGGTCTAGCTAGATCTTGCTCCAAAACTAGCACTAGTTGTAACTCCCCGAGAGGTTCTTCCCATTATCATCTAGTTGTGTAGTCGTTAATGGCCTTAGCTAAGTCACCCAAGTCATTTGATCTTTTGACCAAAGATTCATTTGGCTTTATCACCACGTGCATGGCATATGACCTCTTCTTTAGAGTCCACGCCATCGTCTTCCCTAGAGACAAGTCGACTGTGAATGCGTATCTAAGGCCCATAGACCAATTGATTCGCTATAGTGGCTTACACTGAGCCAACTTGCTCGGACGACGAATTGACAAAAGTTCGACTCCACAACACCACCTTGCACACACACAGCCCATCCATTCAGTCTTTGTGATGGTGTTTCTCTAGTAGTAGTAGTGTAAATCTCACTACCTCTTTTGATGGATCTATCACCAGCTTCTTTTGGACATTCGAAGTTTCTATGCCCCACGCTCCCACAAATGAAATATATAAAGGAAAGCTTTTCATAAGACCAACAAacctagaaaatctcctcttagggTTTCCTTATCAAATATAGGGTTTCCCCTCCCTCGAATAGTCAATGAACTTTTAGTCATAACCTTGAGAACATCACAAtctaagaaaaattaaaatataaaaaaactctTTAGCCATATCCATGATTTGACAGGGAGAAAACAAATTTCAAAGTTGACAAACTGAAGTATGAATAACGTCCGATAAAGGTGGACGTCAAAGAAACCGACCAACCGATGATAAAGACCATGGTTTTCCTAATACCGATGGTTcatcttcaaaaaataaattaaaaaaaatcttcaatcaaacctttagtttgattaataatattaaaagtcATGGTGAAATCATCTTTAGAACAAAAAGCATAATCAAAGATTCCTCATGCCTAAGAGAGATTCTATCGTAATCCTTGATGGCCTGAGCTTCTCCACATAAGAGGGTGGAGCATTCGAAGGTGGAGTCGAAGCTTACGTCGACCCTTTTGGACCGAAGGAATTAATTGCCCGAACGCCCTCGTATAATAAAGGAGGAGCGAACGACTCGTAAGGCCAAGAACTCATCCAAGACTTTTTACCTTAGGACTAACAAAGGTTGGTACCAAGAGGATGGCTTAGCAGATAGCGAAGAACACTCGAAGACGAGGCCAATCTAGTCAAAGGCAAAGGAGTCTTGGATGGTGGGGTTTCTCCCGTCATCCATGATGATTCTCTCACTATCATTAGAGTTTCTCACTCTAGTCTCCTATTGAAGTAAATCACCCTTGTTTAGTATTTCCAAGTTGTATCTTAATATTTGAGTTCTTCTATTCTCCCATCTCACTAAATGAAAGAACAGTACAAACATGATATTAGGTGGCCATCGAGACCAAATCGATGTCTTCTCTTCCTGTTCTGTGGGTCGGCTGATGTGATCCAAGGCATGTAGGAAGTCTCCAAACACAATTCATAGTACTAATGTGCATGCTACCAATGACAATTAATGTCGTCATATGTTTATAAGATAAATATCATTTAATGCTTATCATATCGCTAACCTATATGTATCTTTTTAGCAATAATTGGTGTTATTTGTTTCTAAGGTCAAAAATGAAAACATTAAGTTTGAGTGATAGAACAACATCAATAATTTGCATACTTGGTGGTCTTTGTGGAGGGGATTCTTTCTTGATATTTGTCATTCACGAGAATAATATCATCATTAGAGAATCCAAGGTCcatcatcttttttttctttttcttcttcttcttcttcttcttcttcttcttcttcttcttcttcttcttcttcttcttcttcttcttcttttctttcttgaaaCAAGGTTTCTTTGACTTGTCTTCTCCTGTTtaacatcaattaaatttatcatttcTTTCCACCACATGGAACTCACACTACATTTTCTAATTTATTTCCTTTTCACTTCCCCTCGTTTCCTTCtctttatgcttttttttttcttaataatgaGCATTATGTGCcacaaaaaaagaaggaaaaaaaaaaaggactcctACATACCAATTTTCGAGCTTTAATTTAATGGATTACAGCAGATCCATAATCCATGAGAGAAGAAAGCTAGACAATCTTGTATTAGCGAGATTGACTTGTATGAAGACGCAACAAGGAACTGGTGATCACACCATGATTTTTATGTTGGAAGAAGACGAGACTGTTTTCCTCCAGTTAACTTAATCTTCCATCATTTGTGCTGCAGCTGATCTGGACATATCACTTCAGAACTCGACATTAATTGCTCAAGAAACAAGACATACAAGTTCTTGGTAGCTGACTTtacatttcctttttgttgactcCTTGTCATCTCTCATAAAGAATCCAATGTTTGTGGAGAGTTGCTTATTCCAGAAGGCTCCGTTGTTATCTCCCTTCAATCTTAAAGTGCATGATCACTGCACCGCTTGCCACCATGATCTTAGCAAGGAGAGTTCACAAGGTCTCTATCTAATGTTCTCATAATGTGCAGTAGAAAGTCATCCTGCTTGCTTTTCATGCATGGGTTTAAGTTTACTAGTTCAGTAAATTAGAATCAGCTTCATCGATCGATTACTGCATGCTACAGGATCTTCACAAACTAATTACTAAGTAGCGGTTCAATGTTTGCCTTTTAAACCCTCCACCAAGACAAATTATTATGCTTCCAAAGTGAGAGAAGACACTAATGACAAAGCTTAGCTTACAAGTATTGCTTCATACACTGTGAATTATCATAAGCTCCAGAAGTCGGTAAACTCATCACTACTCCAAACATCATAAGGTTTCATAATCTGTACTTCTCGAACCTTTTATCTCCACTAACATAAATAATAGATCGAATACTAGagacaaaggcttcaaatttcccGGTCAAGCAGTGGGTGGTATCATCTCTTACATGGAGTTATCAGGTGCAATAATGTCGCAGTGCGATTGCCTCGCTCGAAAGGAAAAGATAACTCGGTTGTGCAATGATGGAATGCTTGCGTTGGAGACAACGTTATCCGCTGTcctgattgagacaattaatggcATCCAATAAAGCACATAATCCAAGAATTCATGGAAGCTCCGATGCTTCTTTTACTCCCAATTATGGGATATAAATCGGTCCTTGACGGACATGGAGGACTTGTACGTGACGTTGTTGCAACCTTTCGTCGCTCTTCTCATCATAGCAAAAGAAGGGATCATGGCTTTGAGCCTGATGGCGGTGCTGAAGCTGAAGCTGTTGGCTGcaggtggtggcggtggcggtggacaCTGCCATCTCCATGTCGCCCTCTTGTGGTTCTTCCTGCTTAAGCTGCCGTTTGCAGTGCAAACGTCGGGCTCGCACGCCGATACCATCTTCTCCCTGAGGCTTTTCTTCTTCCGATTGAACCGTGTGCTGTTCTCCGACGGCCCAGGAGACGATCGAAGGCGATGGCGGAGGGCTCTGCGGCTGCTCCGCGAGAGAGTCGTTGCCGGTGCAGGGAGTTCAAATCCACAGTACACCGAGGATGCGCTGCAAAGCATTAGCATCTTATCGCTTTAGGCTAAAGAAGATTATTAGCTAAAaaatcttcttcttattcttcttcttcttcttcttcttcttcttaaaaaATGAACTCTTTTCTGGGTGAGATCACGAAGCTGTTCCTTTTTATGCCATGAACTACAAAgccaagaaagaaagaagaagacagGCTGATGAAAAGTTTCCAATCTTCTCCTCTTCCGTAGAGCGGTATGAATTATGCAGAACATAATACATGGCACTGACTGACTACACTAATTTGTTGACATCATGCAATATGTCTCCAAGATAGTTTACGTAGGATCTAATCTTTCAAATGGGAGATGAGCTTTGAGACTTTGAATCTCCTATTACATGTTTCTTCTAGTTTTTGTTGTTTTTATGATCAACGAGTTTCCATGTATTGGGCGCATctgtatttatcaaaattttaatttttctactTATCTCAATTATTGGTTCAGTTTATGTATGTCATTGGAATGATCTTAAGGTGAAAATCTCATGTAGGGTTCTTCTGTGGAGTGACAATAAGAATATGACTTATCAATATTTTCACTGTTATCATAAAAATCTAAtctctaaaaaaattttaattgtttCCAATTTTCTATTTgtagaatgatatatatatatatatatatatatatatatatataaaattcccagttatcaattttttaactgtggagtgtgtgtgtgtgtgtgtgtgtacaaaaTTCCCATCAATCCTTATTCTAACAAATAAGTAAATTTATTTGATAATTGTGTATGGAATAAATTTAATTGACAGTTTGTATTATTTGTACATCATCCTCCCCTTGAAAGTTTCATTATGTGCGGTTCTGATCGAGCCACCTTTGTATTATTTCATGTCGTTACTGTTACGAAATATCCAGTTTTCTTCAGGTTTAAATCGTCATTGTATCAATTATATGCTAATAGTCTACTAGACTTATGTAAGATAAGATACATTCCCCTTGACACAACTTTATGTTACAATATAATTGAATGCCTCAATTATGTTACAATCTTGTGTTCAGTAACATAAATGCCTCAATTTGTGTCCCAGAAGGATCTGAATTTTGATTCTCACTTCACCCCACTCTTTGTAATTTATGTCCACGACATATAAAAATCCTCAACTGATTAGATAAAGAATTTGATTACAAAGTTCAACGTGGATACAAACATTTTCAAATTTCACAGTTATTGCCTTACATGGATCAAAAGCAGATGTACAGAATTTAGAGCAGTCAGCAGCAACAGCGTTTGAcagtcttttttatttatttttactcctTCCATAACACATGCATATGTGTTTGACACTCATGAGGCACATAAATGTCTCAATTTGTAACACTTGAACCCCCACAAGGATCTGGGTTTTGATTATAAATGGCTGGAACACCTAGAACTGGTCACTTCATCTCATCTGTTTGTAGTTTTATCTTCACAATATATCAAATCCTTAAATGATTAAATAAATAATTCGATTACAGAAATTTTAACATGttcaaatttcatagaaattgttGTGTGAACACATTTTTCACCTTCTCCTTTCCTAAATGACTCTCTTCAGCTTGTATCTCCTTGCAAAAACTACATAAACACAGAAATTTACTGCACACATTCCTGCAAGACTGTAGAAGTAGTAATCAAGGTGGCCCTCGTTCAAATCATCCGGGATCCACCCAGGCTTCCCTCCACTTGCTGTAACAAGAGAAACAAATGTTATGATGAGAGAGCTCAAGTAATTTCCTAATGCGGTTGAGAGCAATGCAAATGATGTGCAGATGCTCCGCATGGTATCAGGTGCCTGGGCATAGAAGAACTCAAGCTGCGTAATGTAGTTGAAGACCTCTGAGCCTGAGATGATGAAATACTGGGGAAGTTGCCATGCTATGCTCATCGTCTGACCATTCTTGACTCCCTGTAATCTCTTGGTTTCAACAATTGCTGCTGTTGTCATTGATATAATCATCGTAAAACGGCCAACTCCCATCCTCTGCAGATTAGAAAGTCCTGCTCCACTTGCAGAGCACCTCTGAACAGCCGGGGCTATAATCTTATTGTAAATGAAAACCCAGACCATGACACACATCACTCCGAAGGAGGACAAGGATGCAGGAGGGATGGAAAAGGACCAAATCCTTGTGTTCATCACACTTCCTTGTTGGATGAAAGTATTATTCATTTGGGTGCATGCCGCTGAATACACGATGGATGTCGCCCATATTGGGAGCATCCGCAGAAGTATTTTCAACTCCTCGACTTGAGTAATGGTGCATAGAGTCCATGAAGTATGAGCATGACTATTACTTGTTTCCGTATCTGAAATAGTGGCAGCTTTATCTAAGAACCTGACAATAACAAACGAAGAAATTAACCTTTcttttaactttaatatcatctgcaAATGCTTAGCCAGTCTCTGCTCAAGGAGATATGAAAAGAAATCAGAAATGAAAGATCAAAAGCTGGAGATAAAATATAGTGCTAATTCTACAGAGAGAAACATAATTATGTTAGAAAGACATGAATGAAGACCATCACACACAATTAAGAGAGCCAACAGAGTTTAACTCATAATTAAATTAGTCTAATTGCTTTGATGTTGTATATAGCTAGCTTTTGCACATCTCTTTGGCAAGCATGTGATGTCTGATTTCAGTACACGATATGTCAATGCCTTGActacttactataaaatttctgaGACATGCTTCATAGAGATCATCAAAATTCAGGAATTACATTTATTGTTTTAGCTAAAAACAGTTCTTATTTAGTTGCAGCATCCTTCAAGACATTACCTGAATTCATCAGTATGTGCCAAATGTTGTTGCCCTGAATTATTCTTGTCTACCTCGTACAAGAGATTACCGTCGGTAGGCACTTCCAGGTGCATCTTCCTAAAGGTGGCAACAATTACCTGAATGATACTCTTCATTGGACTGCCAGTTGGCATCCTTAACTTATACGTCGGAGTTCCCAGTAAAAAGCCTCCAGAAGCTAAGGCCATGCATATGGTTGCAATGCCAAATCCAACTGCCCAATCGATGTTTTCTTGAATCCAAACTATCAAAGTACCAGCAATGAGCACTCCTAACATGGAACATACATAGAACATACTGAAGAAAGATACTTTCTTTCTCATTTCTACTGGGTTCTCGCCATCGCTAAATTGGTCCGCACCAAAAGGAAGCAAAGCTGATCTGACTCCGCCACTCCCAAAGGCAATAAGATACAACCCAGAAAAGAATACAAACATTTGAGCTCCAGTTGCAGGTTGACATGAGCTTACATCACATGGAGGTGGTTTCAATGATGGAATTGCAGCACATGAAGTAACAGTTATCATCCCCTAAAGTGATTGATAAAGCAGAAGCAAAGTCAAGATCTATGATAATGGCCATGTAATTCAGGAACATTTggccaaaaaatttaaatccagcATACCAGGAGGTACAATATAGTGGATATGACGATTGTCCTGTAATTTCCCCAATACGTGTCAGCAAGGAGGCCACCAAGCAGTGGTGTGAAATAACTAGTTCCACCCCAAGAAGCAACATTTGCAGCATTTGAAGAATTAGCCCCATGGAGGACAGTACGAAGATATAAAATTAAGTTAATGCCAACACCATTGAAAGCTACGCCTTCTAAGAATGAAAATCCTGCAATGCCAGCATAATCATATAAGTGTTTATTGGTTGAGGAGGATGTTTTATGATTAAGATTGCTAAAATTTGCATATACTTTACTAATTAACTTATTTATTGTTTAAAAATGTACAGATACACTCGGTTAAGTTGCAGCTTTT
This DNA window, taken from Musa acuminata AAA Group cultivar baxijiao chromosome BXJ3-7, Cavendish_Baxijiao_AAA, whole genome shotgun sequence, encodes the following:
- the LOC103991989 gene encoding protein NRT1/ PTR FAMILY 8.3, producing the protein MENGGSWEGAQRRPLLDESHSSSCYKDDEPVAVHQRPQQQCAPTNYKAPLIILGFSFLEGVAFNGVGINLILYLRTVLHGANSSNAANVASWGGTSYFTPLLGGLLADTYWGNYRTIVISTILYLLGMITVTSCAAIPSLKPPPCDVSSCQPATGAQMFVFFSGLYLIAFGSGGVRSALLPFGADQFSDGENPVEMRKKVSFFSMFYVCSMLGVLIAGTLIVWIQENIDWAVGFGIATICMALASGGFLLGTPTYKLRMPTGSPMKSIIQVIVATFRKMHLEVPTDGNLLYEVDKNNSGQQHLAHTDEFRFLDKAATISDTETSNSHAHTSWTLCTITQVEELKILLRMLPIWATSIVYSAACTQMNNTFIQQGSVMNTRIWSFSIPPASLSSFGVMCVMVWVFIYNKIIAPAVQRCSASGAGLSNLQRMGVGRFTMIISMTTAAIVETKRLQGVKNGQTMSIAWQLPQYFIISGSEVFNYITQLEFFYAQAPDTMRSICTSFALLSTALGNYLSSLIITFVSLVTASGGKPGWIPDDLNEGHLDYYFYSLAGMCAVNFCVYVVFARRYKLKRVI